TCTTCTGCCTTGAAATAAACCACAATGACAGCCAGCAAGTGTATAATTGAGCCTAACCATGTTCATGTCACTGGTCAAATGATTCGAAATCTTGTTGTtgtgtgactgtttttatttcaccatgttATTATTCCACTCCTGTTGTCTCCACTCATCAGGAGACTCAgtgttttgcctttttaaatCACTAGATTTTGCCTTTCTTGTTGTATAACCTTTATTGTTGTGTACAGGTCAATGAGAGAGTCTCAGCTGCCTCGTGTAATGTGTCATTTGCACACTGCATTCAAAGTGCAggatgattttatttgttttttcctccagtGCTTTTAGTAGTTGCCAATTCAGAACTCTCATCCATATTCCTGCAATTTTAAATGAGAAATTTGGGTACTTTATGTAGAAAACGTAAACAATTTGAGATGAAATTTAGAGATTTGTATAGAGATCAATCCAACTGCTGTAATGTAACCGACATTAAATGCGTTGCTAGAGATGAACTTTgtcctgtattttatttttctagcTTTTCTATCtctttaaagcatttttttgtgaaacaacacaaaacttcagagattgtttttttaaccaatttATTAAAAATTGTCCATATAATCAGAATGGATTAGAAAATTTTAATTTTCACAAAATACCATAATACATTGATGTACATTTCGGATTTCTATATTGGTTAAATTAACAGTGGatgcacaaaatacacaaaaatataaaaaggtgTCATAGAAATAACTACAATTTCTACGAGTATTTTAAGCAGATGCAGCCAGGGAGGACTATCCTCAGCcctccagcaggtggcgccaCTTGACTGTCAGGAACTCACAGTGGCTGTAAGtattgaaaacaacagaaaagccAGAGTTAGACTAAAATAACCTGATTAATAGAGAAATCTCTGAACTTGGATACGTTGACAGAGTTCTTGATTCTGACTGTTCCTCATGAGACATCAGCTTCATCTTACCCCTTTGTCGATGCAGGTTCCACACAGGCAGCCTAAGAGCCCATTGATCATCTGGGCGGCACAGAGAATGAGCTGCAGGGCGCTGGTGGCCAGCAGAGTGGCGAACAATCCAATGTTGAACTCCACAATGTTGTTGGGCGCTGTGCATGTACCCCACCACGTGTGATCAGTCAGGTAACTCGGGTCActatgacaaaaacaaatccaacgTTTATGAAGGTTCACATCTATGTCACATTGTCAGCAGAACCTTACTCTGGTGGGTCACCTGTTTTTAAACGGTGTCGCCCAAACCAGCAGGACTTTGCAGAGGGGCCCGTTCTGCAGGCCGAGCACGGCCACAATGAAGCTGTACAGGGCACCGGCCACACCAACTGCAGCGAACGCGATAGATAAGAACATCTGTGGAGGTGAAATGATAAACAAAGGTCAGAAATATTTCTGTTGGAATTTAAAACAttcccaccctcctcctctccctcccaaGAGATTTGTGGGAGATTTGTGCTCCGAGGGAGGAATCTGCTTAGTCCTCTCCCCACTAAATGCTTTAcaatcttgtgtgtgtgcgtgtgaagaTGTAAATGTCCTGCAATGGTTTATTGATGCAACACCATGCAGTCATAAACTTAGTGTGACTGGCCTGAATTATACACTTAAATGTtgtttcaatatatatttagaatgtgtatatttgtgtgtgtattatatcAGATTCATTCAGCAGTAGGAGTGTATGTTTTCTTACAATAAGGTGATACGTTCATATTGCTAATTCAAGCAACTCATTTTCACTCCTGACTGACTCACCCCACAGCGATTCGCACAGCAGCCCTGTGACCCCGTCAGGTGGATGTAAAGAGCTGGCAGCAGCACCTGTAACAGCACATAGGAGTTGACATGTTCAGTTCACTTTACTCTAaaccaggggtcttcaacgtttttcaggccaaggacccccaaactgatggagagatggagcagggaccccctactatatatattgtataaaatagtgttttatattaaactgggcctagtgccatgtataaacatagctaccctgttattgtgcattcaatactaagctattcaaataatacacaggttcatatattcatgtttttattattgtgtgtcgctgaatgtgtgcattgctgacagaaagataacgtcttctgcctccatttatccgttcgctacaatatgttggattcatgtcaatgtgtatttaaagaaatttaaatttgtggggaaaaaattggttggaatttctttttttaattacaaaaatataaaaaattgtctaatcaaccaaaaatgtcacgaccccctgcagtacctccgcggaccccctaggggtcCCGGACCCCCTattgaagacctctgctctaaACAATTGAGCTTTCTCACTTACTCGTAAAGTCAAAATCTTATAGAATATGTCAAGAGGTGTTTAGAATGCTGCTAAATTCATTCGATCTTTCACACTTTGCTTCAGTCAGATTTAGATGCGTCTCATGTGAGTATAATGCAGCACAAAATAGATCTTGAAGGAGAAAACTCTGACTCTGAATTCCAGATGAAGCCAGCATGTATCGGTTTTGGGTTTGCATATGAGAATAACATTTCTCCGAGGCTGCACTGAACACTTCACAAAGGAATTCACAGCTGTTCAAATAACCCCAGGGTCAAACCCATCCGtaacagacaggagagaagaagaagaagaagaagaagaagaagaactcacCATCAAACCCCCTCCAACGAGTCCCCCCATGTACTTCACCTCCTCGGTGATATGTCCATCTTGGGCGTACTTGACATCCCCATCAGGAAAGAACAACACAATGTTACAGATGATGGATATGAGCGCCAACGGGTACAGAGTAACCGCAACGCAGCGGGAACATTTCCCAGTGCACATGTTGTCCGACAGAAAAGCTGGtgtaagaaaatatttaaaaaaaactggctCAGTAACTTTTATATCAAATCCTTCGTAGGAACTCCTGCTTTGAAAGTGACCGGAGGAGGGACATGTGTTTGGGAAGGCAGCAGAAGACTGAGGGATCCCAGTGAGGGATGTTAGGGTGTGGGAGGTATTAATGACGGAGCGATAACATGGGCAAACAGaggctgggattggctgcagcagTAAATGTGACTCATTCCATGGTATCTCCTAGAGACactgcttgttttgtttccgCTATTAGAGGTTAATGTGTAGATGCacttctgttttttaataagG
The Hippoglossus stenolepis isolate QCI-W04-F060 chromosome 15, HSTE1.2, whole genome shotgun sequence DNA segment above includes these coding regions:
- the tm4sf21a gene encoding transmembrane 4 L6 family member 1, translated to MCTGKCSRCVAVTLYPLALISIICNIVLFFPDGDVKYAQDGHITEEVKYMGGLVGGGLMVLLPALYIHLTGSQGCCANRCGMFLSIAFAAVGVAGALYSFIVAVLGLQNGPLCKVLLVWATPFKNSDPSYLTDHTWWGTCTAPNNIVEFNIGLFATLLATSALQLILCAAQMINGLLGCLCGTCIDKGPL